A region from the Alnus glutinosa chromosome 5, dhAlnGlut1.1, whole genome shotgun sequence genome encodes:
- the LOC133868041 gene encoding transcription factor TCP2 produces MEVEEIQQGQACKFPRVVNDRNIESSKIGSRYADEDEDGELKRVNSGGPSSDAVCTANRLRGWHHSSRIIRVSRASGGKDRHSKVWTSKGLRDRRVRLSVTTAIQFYDLQDRLGYDQPSKAVEWLIKAAADSINELPSLSSSFPDTPKQLSDEKRASAGTEGGFDSAEVERDGDPNFQQNQSQHLSLSKSACSSTSETSKGSGLSLSRSEIRVKARERARERAKEKEKENDQNVNHIQQNSSFTELLTGGISSVNNNAATSPAQNQSGDQPNLFHKAARQWSCSTGAPMEYFDSGLLGPSSRAAHHSSGFSGQIHMGNSLPQTMTMSVNPSSFNVSGDNNHLELQHFSLIPDHLIPVAAASSQPTVDYNLNFTISSGLAGYNRGTLQSNSPSLLPHLQRFSAIDGPHLPFFMASAAASGPPPMENHHHQHHHQFSPEFDGRLQLCYGDNSRHSDQKGKGKN; encoded by the coding sequence ATGGAGGTGGAGGAGATTCAGCAGGGACAAGCTTGTAAGTTCCCAAGGGTTGTAAATGACAGAAATATTGAGTCTAGCAAGATAGGCTCGAGATACGCAGATGAGGATGAAGATGGAGAGCTCAAAAGGGTTAACAGCGGTGGGCCAAGTAGCGACGCCGTTTGCACTGCCAACAGGCTTCGCGGCTGGCACCACTCGTCGCGTATCATTAGGGTTTCACGGGCCTCCGGTGGAAAGGATCGCCACAGCAAGGTCTGGACGTCCAAGGGGTTGAGGGACCGGAGGGTTAGGCTGTCTGTCACCACGGCTATTCAGTTCTACGATCTTCAGGATCGGCTCGGTTACGACCAGCCGAGCAAAGCTGTGGAGTGGCTGATCAAGGCCGCCGCCGACTCTATCAACGAGCTTCCCTCGCTGAGCAGCTCTTTCCCCGACACCCCGAAGCAACTGAGCGATGAGAAGCGAGCGAGTGCGGGTACTGAAGGTGGGTTCGATTCAGCTGAGGTGGAGCGTGATGGTGACCCCAATTTTCAGCAAAATCAAAGCCAGCACCTTTCTCTCTCCAAGTCTGCTTGTAGCAGCACCTCGGAGACCAGCAAAGGCTCCGGCTTGTCCCTCTCCCGGTCCGAAATCCGCGTCAAGGCGCGAGAGCGGGCCAGGGAGAGAGCCAAggagaaagagaaggaaaacgATCAAAATGTGAACCACATTCAGCAAAACTCTTCTTTTACTGAGCTTCTCACCGGTGGAATCAGCAGCGTTAACAACAACGCTGCTACTAGTCCCGCTCAAAACCAAAGCGGTGATCAGCCTAATTTGTTCCACAAGGCGGCGAGACAGTGGAGTTGTTCGACGGGCGCCCCGATGGAGTACTTCGACTCGGGGCTCCTGGGGCCGTCGTCCCGAGCCGCCCATCACTCATCGGGATTCTCCGGACAAATCCATATGGGAAATTCCCTTCCACAGACAATGACAATGTCTGTTAATCCTTCGTCGTTCAATGTCTCGGGGGATAACAACCATTTGGAGCTGCAACATTTCTCCTTAATCCCGGACCATCTCATCCCGGTGGCCGCGGCGTCATCCCAGCCCACCGTTGACTACAATCTCAACTTCACCATCTCTTCCGGCCTTGCTGGCTACAACAGGGGGACCCTTCAGTCCAATTCACCGTCTCTTCTGCCTCACCTCCAGAGGTTTTCTGCTATAGACGGACCACACTTGCCCTTCTTCATGGCTTCGGCGGCAGCTTCAGGGCCTCCGCCCATGG